One window of the Deinococcus ruber genome contains the following:
- the urtB gene encoding urea ABC transporter permease subunit UrtB produces the protein MDPVFLSGQLFTGLSVASLLLLTALGLALSFGLMRVINMAHGEFLMIGGYLTFIAAKVAGPGFLWLAFPLAFVGTALLGALLEATVIRRLYGRPLDTLLATWGISLILQQGARQIFGSTGVPVTAPDWLNGAVTVHGGPLDSLTFPYVRLFVIVLSALVLGGMWLLLSRSRFGMHVRAVNQNREMAAALGVNTRQLDMLVFALGAGIAGIAGVGLALLSPVNPAVGSAYIVNAFLVVVVGGVGSVLGAGAAALLLGFTTALAEGLTSSSLAQAIMLILVVAFLQWKPKGLIPTRSRALEDA, from the coding sequence ATGGATCCTGTGTTTCTGTCCGGACAACTGTTTACCGGCCTGTCGGTCGCCAGCCTGCTGCTGCTCACGGCGCTGGGACTGGCGCTCAGCTTTGGCCTGATGCGCGTCATCAATATGGCGCACGGCGAATTTCTGATGATCGGCGGCTACCTGACGTTCATCGCCGCCAAGGTCGCCGGGCCTGGCTTCCTGTGGCTGGCGTTTCCGCTGGCCTTTGTCGGAACGGCGCTGCTGGGCGCACTGCTGGAGGCGACGGTTATTCGGCGGCTGTACGGGCGTCCACTCGATACCCTGCTCGCCACCTGGGGCATCAGCCTGATCTTGCAGCAGGGGGCGCGGCAGATTTTTGGCAGTACGGGCGTGCCCGTGACGGCTCCCGACTGGCTGAACGGGGCCGTCACCGTGCACGGCGGCCCCCTCGACAGCCTGACATTTCCGTATGTGCGCCTGTTTGTGATCGTGCTCTCTGCACTGGTGCTGGGCGGAATGTGGCTGCTTCTGAGCCGCAGCCGCTTCGGAATGCACGTGCGGGCCGTGAATCAGAACCGCGAGATGGCGGCGGCGCTGGGCGTGAATACCCGGCAGCTCGATATGCTGGTCTTTGCGCTGGGTGCGGGCATCGCGGGCATCGCGGGCGTGGGGCTGGCGCTGCTGTCACCGGTCAATCCGGCAGTCGGCTCGGCGTATATCGTCAATGCCTTTCTGGTGGTGGTGGTCGGCGGGGTGGGCAGCGTGCTGGGCGCGGGCGCGGCGGCGCTGCTGCTGGGCTTTACCACTGCGCTGGCCGAGGGTCTGACCAGTTCCAGTCTGGCGCAGGCGATCATGCTGATTCTGGTGGTGGCCTTCCTCCAGTGGAAGCCCAAAGGCCTGATTCCCACCCGCTCACGGGCGCTGGAGGACGCGTGA
- a CDS encoding CapA family protein, with translation MAAGRGGQVSTPIRASSFGVLCAALLLACSAAAAPLLALGGDVSLARGIRADDPLGPIRAALHADAAYANLESPLTDQPGQTRGIDLRADPGRVGAVSVFRTLGTENNHMQDGGPGGLAQSRRVLAAAGVQPVSRTLHFSQVGGVRVAWIAFFDDGTTPPPLAAIRAGAAGARYVVVGVHWGAEYQPTTPRQRLLAASLTHAGATVIVGSGPHVLQGHEFMGRTLVLYSLGNLLFDSPLPSARVAAVVRVRLDALHAACAVPTRSRAGGAELANPQEAAYALSRLGLPLC, from the coding sequence GTGGCTGCGGGGCGTGGTGGTCAAGTAAGCACGCCGATTCGGGCGAGCAGTTTCGGCGTGCTGTGTGCGGCTCTGCTGCTGGCATGCTCCGCTGCCGCCGCGCCGCTGCTGGCTCTGGGCGGCGATGTGAGTCTGGCACGCGGCATCCGCGCCGACGATCCGCTGGGGCCGATCCGGGCGGCTCTGCACGCCGACGCGGCCTATGCCAACCTGGAAAGCCCGCTGACCGATCAGCCGGGGCAGACACGCGGCATCGATCTGCGGGCCGATCCGGGGCGGGTGGGTGCGGTGTCGGTCTTCCGGACGCTCGGCACCGAGAACAACCACATGCAGGACGGCGGCCCCGGCGGGCTGGCGCAGAGTCGGCGGGTGCTGGCGGCAGCGGGCGTGCAACCAGTGTCGCGCACGCTGCACTTTTCACAGGTCGGGGGCGTGCGGGTCGCGTGGATAGCGTTTTTCGACGATGGCACAACGCCGCCCCCGCTGGCAGCGATCCGGGCAGGGGCAGCGGGAGCGCGGTACGTGGTGGTGGGCGTTCACTGGGGTGCGGAATACCAGCCGACCACGCCCCGTCAGCGCCTGCTGGCTGCCTCGCTGACCCATGCGGGAGCCACAGTGATCGTGGGAAGCGGCCCACACGTCCTTCAGGGGCATGAATTCATGGGCCGCACGCTGGTGTTGTACAGCCTGGGCAATCTGCTCTTCGATTCGCCGCTTCCGAGCGCCCGCGTGGCTGCGGTGGTGCGGGTACGCCTGGATGCCCTGCACGCCGCCTGCGCCGTTCCAACCCGTTCGCGGGCAGGCGGCGCAGAACTCGCCAACCCACAGGAAGCCGCCTATGCACTGTCGCGGCTGGGGTTGCCGCTGTGCTGA
- the urtA gene encoding urea ABC transporter substrate-binding protein has translation MNHQTNRRARHLTLLLTLSLFGSASAQGTVKVGVLHSLTGTMSISEITVANAAQLAVDEINAGGGVMGKKIEVVKEDGASDWPTFATKAEKLLTQDKVATVFGGWTSASRKAMLPVFEKNKGLLFYPVQFEGNECSPNIIYTGAQPNQQALPALEWAMSKGYKNIFLLGSDYVYPRTANLILKKHITDMKGKLAGEEYVALGGTEFSSVINKIKAAKPDVIINTLNGDSNVSFFKQYQAAGYSAKTLPVISFSIAEQEAQSIGPALLTGQYATWNYFQSLPNAANKKFVAAYQKKYGANAAITDPMAHAYMDVYLWKAAVEKAKSFDPAAVRKAIVGISVDSPLGKITVDANGSLTQTVYTGMSGAGGQFKVIGQSKGVVAPQPYDALAFPGKTCP, from the coding sequence ATGAATCACCAGACCAACCGCCGCGCACGTCACCTGACTCTTCTCCTCACGCTGAGCCTGTTCGGCAGCGCCAGCGCTCAGGGCACCGTCAAGGTCGGTGTGCTGCACTCGCTGACCGGCACCATGTCTATTTCCGAGATCACGGTGGCAAATGCCGCTCAGCTGGCCGTCGACGAGATCAATGCAGGCGGCGGCGTGATGGGCAAGAAGATCGAGGTCGTGAAGGAAGACGGGGCGAGCGACTGGCCCACCTTTGCCACCAAGGCCGAGAAACTGCTGACCCAGGACAAAGTTGCCACGGTCTTCGGCGGCTGGACGAGCGCGAGCCGCAAGGCCATGCTCCCGGTCTTCGAGAAGAACAAGGGTCTGCTGTTTTACCCGGTACAGTTCGAGGGCAACGAGTGCAGCCCCAACATCATCTATACCGGGGCGCAGCCCAACCAGCAGGCGCTTCCGGCGCTGGAATGGGCCATGAGCAAGGGCTATAAGAACATCTTCCTGCTGGGCAGCGATTACGTGTATCCGCGCACCGCCAATCTGATTCTGAAAAAGCACATCACCGACATGAAGGGCAAGCTGGCAGGCGAAGAATACGTGGCGCTGGGCGGCACCGAGTTTTCCAGCGTCATCAACAAGATCAAGGCCGCCAAGCCCGACGTGATCATCAACACGCTGAACGGCGACAGCAACGTATCGTTCTTCAAGCAGTATCAGGCGGCGGGTTACAGCGCCAAGACGCTGCCGGTCATCAGCTTCAGTATCGCCGAGCAGGAAGCCCAGAGCATCGGCCCGGCCCTGCTGACCGGACAGTACGCCACCTGGAACTACTTCCAGAGCCTGCCCAACGCTGCCAACAAGAAGTTTGTGGCCGCATACCAGAAAAAGTACGGGGCGAACGCCGCCATTACCGACCCGATGGCGCACGCCTACATGGACGTGTATCTGTGGAAGGCCGCCGTCGAGAAGGCCAAGAGCTTCGATCCGGCGGCGGTCAGGAAGGCCATCGTGGGTATCAGCGTGGACAGCCCGCTGGGCAAGATCACCGTGGACGCCAACGGCAGCCTGACCCAGACGGTCTATACCGGCATGTCGGGCGCGGGCGGACAGTTCAAGGTGATCGGGCAGAGCAAAGGCGTGGTGGCCCCACAGCCCTACGACGCGCTGGCGTTCCCGGGCAAAACCTGCCCCTGA
- the urtE gene encoding urea ABC transporter ATP-binding subunit UrtE: protein MLKLENVSAAYGQSQVLWDVNLEIADAEAVTLIGRNGVGKTTLLRTISGLHPVMGGGVRLNGEQVERTPAFARARSGLAYVPQGRGLFSQLSVHENLLMGLPALGGRGTVKREIPELVYDLFPICRDMAGRKAGNLSGGQQQQVAIGRALVTKPRYLLLDEPTEGIQPSIVQEIETALTRIRQELRVAVLLVEQYLDFAWAFADRYYVMQKGRLVETGLTAETPTGAVQRYLGV from the coding sequence ATGCTCAAACTTGAAAATGTCAGCGCCGCGTATGGGCAGAGTCAGGTGCTCTGGGACGTGAATCTGGAAATTGCCGACGCCGAGGCCGTGACGCTGATCGGGCGCAACGGCGTGGGCAAGACGACGCTGCTGCGAACCATCAGCGGGCTGCATCCGGTGATGGGGGGCGGCGTGCGGCTGAACGGCGAACAGGTCGAACGCACGCCCGCCTTCGCCCGCGCCCGCAGTGGGCTGGCGTATGTGCCGCAGGGCCGGGGGCTGTTCTCGCAGCTCAGCGTGCACGAGAATCTGCTGATGGGCCTGCCCGCGCTGGGAGGCCGGGGAACGGTGAAGCGCGAGATTCCCGAACTGGTCTACGACCTCTTCCCCATCTGCCGCGATATGGCGGGCCGCAAGGCCGGAAACCTGAGCGGCGGGCAGCAGCAGCAGGTGGCGATTGGCCGCGCCCTGGTGACGAAGCCGCGCTATCTGCTGCTCGACGAACCCACCGAGGGGATCCAGCCGAGCATCGTGCAGGAGATCGAAACGGCGCTGACGCGCATTCGCCAGGAACTGCGGGTGGCGGTGCTGCTGGTCGAGCAGTATCTGGATTTCGCCTGGGCTTTTGCCGACCGCTATTACGTGATGCAGAAAGGCCGACTGGTCGAAACCGGGCTGACAGCAGAAACGCCGACCGGAGCTGTGCAGCGGTATCTGGGTGTCTGA
- the urtD gene encoding urea ABC transporter ATP-binding protein UrtD, which translates to MTASPLQPDHLPLLDVQNITVSFDGFKAIQNLSLSVARGSLRVLIGPNGAGKSTLLDTIIGKVRPASGDVRYRGQSIIRLPEYKIANLGICRKFQAPGVLDGLSVRENLRVAAKRRKGVFASLKPGASAAETARVNELLTLTGLSGKAGQLASLLAHGEKQWLEIGMVVAAEPELLLLDEPTAGMTAQETAQTAELIRSLAGRHTVLVIDHDMQFVELLNAPITVLHQGQVFREGDLAALRADAEVMEIYLGRPKEAPTGAEHAQT; encoded by the coding sequence ATGACGGCTTCCCCGCTCCAGCCCGATCATCTGCCCCTGCTGGACGTGCAGAACATCACGGTCAGCTTCGACGGCTTCAAGGCCATCCAGAATCTGAGCCTCAGCGTGGCGCGTGGCAGCCTGCGGGTGCTGATCGGCCCCAACGGTGCAGGCAAATCCACGCTGCTCGACACCATTATCGGCAAGGTGCGGCCCGCGTCGGGCGACGTGCGCTACCGGGGGCAGTCCATTATCAGGCTGCCGGAATACAAGATTGCCAATCTGGGCATCTGCCGGAAATTTCAGGCCCCCGGCGTACTCGACGGACTGAGCGTGCGTGAAAATCTGCGGGTGGCCGCCAAGCGCCGCAAGGGCGTGTTTGCCAGCCTGAAACCGGGAGCCAGCGCCGCCGAGACCGCCCGCGTGAACGAACTGCTGACGCTGACCGGGCTGAGCGGCAAAGCGGGCCAGCTCGCCTCGCTGCTGGCGCACGGGGAAAAGCAGTGGCTGGAAATCGGAATGGTGGTGGCGGCGGAACCCGAACTGCTGCTGCTCGACGAACCCACCGCCGGAATGACCGCCCAGGAAACCGCTCAGACCGCCGAACTGATCCGCTCGCTGGCGGGCAGACATACCGTGCTGGTGATCGACCACGACATGCAGTTCGTCGAGCTGCTGAACGCGCCGATCACGGTGCTGCACCAGGGGCAGGTGTTCCGCGAGGGCGACCTCGCCGCACTCAGGGCCGACGCCGAGGTGATGGAAATCTATCTGGGGCGGCCCAAAGAAGCACCCACAGGAGCCGAACATGCTCAAACTTGA
- a CDS encoding cupin domain-containing protein, whose protein sequence is MTKMNPNAAGKTLVQGERVALRLWSGEVPGTHKEMHTSPYETVGYVLQGRAEVEVNNERHTVGVGDTYLIPQGAMHTYHFLETFSAVEAISQPEEGKEA, encoded by the coding sequence ATGACCAAGATGAATCCGAATGCCGCCGGTAAAACTCTCGTGCAGGGTGAGCGCGTGGCGCTGCGCCTGTGGTCGGGCGAGGTGCCGGGCACCCACAAGGAAATGCACACCAGCCCTTACGAGACGGTCGGCTATGTGCTCCAGGGCCGCGCCGAGGTCGAGGTGAACAACGAGCGGCACACGGTCGGCGTCGGTGACACGTATCTGATTCCGCAGGGAGCCATGCACACCTATCACTTTCTGGAAACCTTTAGCGCCGTCGAGGCCATCAGCCAGCCGGAAGAAGGAAAAGAGGCGTAA
- a CDS encoding SDR family oxidoreductase, translating to MTDLLNQVVLVTGASRGIGASVAQQLARRGADVVVNYRSKGPRAEQVAQEITGVGRRALLVQADITDDADLSFMANEVQREFGRLDVLVMNASGGLEKEKAEDYAMHLNLHAQVSLLTACLPLLSRGGRVVFVTSHWAHFYGSQPVFPAYEAVAASKYAGEQALRARIQELQERGVSLVVVSGDLIEGTITPKLLERKQAGVIEGRRQQAGALPTIEEFATAIVDAAAERARPSGHTTYVGSTDEINI from the coding sequence ATGACTGACCTTCTGAATCAGGTAGTGCTCGTCACGGGTGCTTCGCGGGGAATTGGAGCCAGCGTCGCGCAGCAGCTTGCCAGGCGGGGCGCAGATGTCGTCGTCAATTACCGCAGCAAAGGCCCGCGTGCTGAACAGGTGGCCCAAGAAATCACGGGCGTTGGTCGCCGGGCCTTGCTGGTTCAGGCCGACATTACCGACGACGCTGACCTGAGCTTCATGGCGAACGAGGTGCAGCGCGAGTTCGGTCGGCTCGACGTGCTGGTCATGAATGCCAGCGGCGGTCTGGAAAAAGAGAAGGCGGAAGACTATGCCATGCATCTGAATCTTCATGCTCAGGTGTCACTGCTGACCGCCTGCCTGCCGCTGCTGTCCAGAGGGGGCAGGGTGGTGTTCGTGACGAGCCACTGGGCGCACTTCTATGGATCGCAGCCGGTGTTTCCTGCCTACGAGGCAGTCGCGGCCAGCAAATATGCAGGCGAACAGGCTCTCCGCGCCCGTATCCAGGAACTTCAGGAACGCGGTGTCAGCTTGGTGGTTGTCAGCGGTGATCTGATAGAGGGCACCATCACACCAAAGCTTCTGGAGCGCAAGCAGGCGGGTGTGATCGAAGGTCGGCGGCAGCAGGCAGGAGCACTTCCGACCATCGAGGAGTTTGCCACAGCCATCGTAGACGCCGCCGCCGAGCGTGCCCGCCCCTCCGGGCATACGACGTATGTGGGCAGTACCGACGAAATAAACATCTGA
- the urtC gene encoding urea ABC transporter permease subunit UrtC, translating into MNKTTQTALLLVVAAALIAAPFYLGAYSLTLLGRVLALSIAALGICVVWGRTGILSLGQGLFFGLGGYALAMHLKLAATAKGELPDFMVYNGVENLPWFWKPFASAPFALAMVLILPALAAGLVAWLMFRRRITGVYVSIITQALVLAFVTWLNGSQGLTSGTNGITDFQTFLGIDLRSSGAAGEAVTHGLYWVTLLILGVCMAGTNWLLRTHFGSLLTAIQGNENRVRFLGYNPAAYKIAAFAFGGLLSGLSGALYTVHLGTISPAMIGVTFSIELVVWVALGGRASIVGAVGGMVAGQLAKDKISSAVPDAWLYIMGALFVLVVLVLPQGVAGLLNRRRAAGVAEVDTGRADLPLPSPSKTGEQA; encoded by the coding sequence ATGAACAAGACGACTCAGACGGCCCTGCTGCTGGTCGTTGCCGCCGCCCTGATCGCCGCCCCGTTCTACCTGGGCGCGTACTCGCTGACGCTGCTGGGCCGCGTTCTGGCGCTGAGTATTGCCGCGCTGGGCATCTGCGTGGTGTGGGGGCGCACCGGGATTCTGAGCCTGGGGCAGGGGCTGTTTTTCGGACTCGGCGGCTACGCGCTGGCGATGCATCTGAAACTGGCCGCCACCGCCAAAGGTGAGTTGCCCGATTTCATGGTGTACAACGGCGTGGAGAACCTGCCGTGGTTCTGGAAACCGTTTGCCAGTGCGCCGTTTGCCCTGGCGATGGTTCTGATTCTTCCGGCGCTGGCAGCGGGGCTGGTGGCGTGGCTGATGTTCCGGCGGCGCATCACGGGCGTGTACGTCAGCATCATCACGCAGGCGCTGGTGCTCGCCTTCGTGACGTGGCTGAACGGCTCGCAGGGCCTGACGAGCGGCACCAACGGCATCACCGACTTTCAGACCTTTCTGGGCATCGATCTGCGGAGCAGCGGCGCGGCGGGCGAGGCAGTGACGCACGGGCTGTACTGGGTCACGCTGCTGATTCTGGGCGTGTGCATGGCAGGCACCAACTGGCTGCTCCGCACGCATTTCGGCTCGCTGCTGACCGCCATTCAGGGCAACGAGAACCGCGTGCGGTTTCTGGGCTACAACCCCGCCGCCTACAAGATCGCCGCGTTTGCCTTCGGTGGCCTGCTCTCGGGCCTGAGCGGGGCGCTGTATACCGTGCATCTGGGTACCATCTCGCCCGCCATGATCGGCGTGACCTTCAGCATCGAACTGGTGGTGTGGGTGGCGCTGGGTGGGCGGGCCAGCATCGTGGGCGCGGTGGGCGGCATGGTCGCGGGTCAGCTCGCCAAAGACAAGATTTCCAGCGCGGTGCCCGATGCGTGGCTGTACATCATGGGAGCGCTGTTCGTGCTGGTGGTGCTGGTGCTGCCGCAGGGGGTGGCGGGCCTGCTGAACCGCCGGAGAGCCGCCGGAGTCGCCGAAGTGGACACCGGACGCGCCGACCTTCCGCTGCCCTCTCCATCCAAGACGGGTGAGCAGGCATGA
- a CDS encoding GAF domain-containing protein, whose protein sequence is MAAARSASQVLSLSERLQDVTEHLASATTQDAVFEAVLRPALDALGAVAGVVLVMAAGRLELAASHRSGASWTPSVWQDGPLEPGSPTADALNRREPLYFEHAGALGAAYPLLEAHSGGVAPVASALLPMFTGERPLGCIALDFSEPHVFTRKERRFLRTLSAQCGIALERAHLSLNLERQVQERTAQLETEMRAQEAFVAFSEAVGSELDVQLLAQQALNLLNLRFPGSTGAYYQLEDDLWKLRRHTDDLYDTPELLQLLKDGLPRDTPMFLQAFRSHRPTFVNGWDSEREQVQRTEDYAAVSAYPLVQADGRVRAMLVVGLKDQTSWAERDRAVFRAVGRSLNLALDRSVQTEVMRQQNDELAARTRALEAFAQLTADLSVQRDPYALVQRAQEVALSLLPPGYTLYYERSETRWRNRVQVGDVGEPALQAFIDAGPLVGQTPSVDVAWETRQPLYQDDYARGSDTPDEMVQHVGAAASLPILNAGEPVGILIVVLFGRRNWTHTDRAVLETMVSSLELALDRARQARQLEEERASLETFVAFTEAASSIDQLGDLSRTAFATIQALFPGSTVALYELHEGLWKATHHADDMRPELAKLIEAGLPPTTPIFAQLMKEKRPVFVDHWSADTEEIAHSQTIQTACLYPVFQDGEVCAALGVGLEHQPSWSDRDRTVVLAMGRSFTLLYDRISTLEALAARQREAESRTQSLEAFALLTRDLGVQGDRAALVRRAQEVVLSVLGEGFAGYFEPDAARTHWRLISGAGALPFPELQPIVETGLDWAHTQTLWLPWTTGLPLYQDIYDRSTDGLEDLFGPFPVDGATAAVPLLQGSKPVGVFAVWMSAARPWRKVDRAVLEGVLRSLEVALERAESVAQLAERSRDLEHSNSDLRSANEELEAFAYSVSHDLRTPVRHIRGFNNLLRGALGEPLDDKARRYLSVIDDAAKRMDTLIEAMLDLSRTSRLPLRSETVDLNALTSAVLSELEPETAGRQVEWVISSLPQVQGDAATLRQVLMNLLSNALKYTRTRPLARIEVRADEQQEMWFIHVQDNGVGFDEKYAGKLFGVFQRLHRQDDFEGVGVGLANVRRIILRHRGEVFASSRPGEGATFSFSLPKDERDSAGRTANVI, encoded by the coding sequence ATGGCTGCTGCCCGATCCGCGTCTCAGGTGTTGTCGCTCAGCGAGCGGCTCCAGGACGTGACCGAACATCTGGCCTCGGCCACCACACAGGACGCGGTGTTTGAGGCGGTGCTGCGTCCGGCTCTGGACGCACTGGGCGCGGTAGCGGGCGTGGTGCTGGTGATGGCTGCCGGGCGGCTGGAACTGGCAGCGTCACACCGAAGTGGGGCCAGCTGGACACCGAGCGTGTGGCAGGATGGCCCGCTTGAACCTGGCAGCCCCACCGCCGACGCACTGAACCGGCGCGAGCCTCTGTATTTCGAGCACGCTGGGGCGCTCGGTGCGGCGTATCCACTGCTGGAGGCCCACAGCGGCGGCGTGGCTCCGGTTGCCAGTGCGCTGCTGCCGATGTTTACAGGTGAGCGTCCACTGGGTTGCATTGCGCTGGATTTTTCTGAGCCGCACGTTTTTACCCGCAAGGAGCGCCGCTTTCTGCGAACTCTCAGTGCTCAGTGCGGCATTGCTCTCGAACGCGCCCATCTGAGCCTGAATCTGGAGCGGCAGGTGCAGGAGCGGACCGCCCAGCTCGAAACCGAGATGCGTGCCCAGGAAGCGTTCGTGGCCTTCAGCGAGGCGGTGGGCAGCGAACTGGACGTGCAGTTGCTGGCTCAGCAGGCGCTGAATCTGCTGAATCTGCGCTTTCCCGGCAGTACCGGCGCGTACTATCAGCTGGAAGACGACCTGTGGAAACTGCGCCGCCACACCGATGACCTGTACGACACCCCCGAGCTGCTTCAGCTGCTGAAAGACGGGCTGCCCCGCGACACGCCGATGTTTCTACAGGCGTTTCGCAGCCATCGCCCGACATTTGTGAACGGCTGGGATTCCGAGCGCGAGCAGGTGCAGCGTACCGAGGACTACGCGGCGGTATCGGCGTATCCGCTGGTGCAGGCAGACGGCAGAGTTCGCGCCATGCTGGTGGTCGGTCTGAAAGATCAGACGAGCTGGGCCGAACGCGACCGGGCAGTGTTCCGGGCGGTCGGACGGAGCCTGAATCTGGCGCTCGACCGCAGCGTGCAGACCGAGGTGATGCGCCAGCAGAACGACGAACTCGCGGCCCGCACACGCGCCCTCGAAGCCTTTGCTCAGCTGACCGCCGATCTGAGCGTGCAGCGCGATCCGTATGCGCTGGTGCAGCGGGCGCAGGAGGTGGCGCTGTCGCTGTTGCCGCCCGGCTATACGCTGTATTACGAGCGTAGCGAGACGCGGTGGCGCAACCGTGTTCAGGTTGGCGACGTGGGCGAACCGGCCCTGCAAGCCTTCATAGATGCCGGGCCGCTCGTGGGCCAGACCCCCAGCGTGGATGTGGCCTGGGAGACCCGTCAGCCGCTGTATCAGGACGACTACGCACGCGGCAGCGACACGCCTGACGAGATGGTGCAGCACGTGGGCGCGGCGGCGTCACTGCCGATTCTGAATGCAGGAGAGCCGGTCGGCATTCTGATCGTGGTGCTGTTTGGTCGGCGCAACTGGACGCATACCGACCGTGCTGTTCTGGAAACGATGGTCAGCAGCCTCGAACTGGCACTCGACCGTGCGCGGCAGGCGCGGCAACTGGAAGAAGAACGCGCCTCGCTCGAAACCTTTGTGGCCTTTACCGAGGCGGCCAGCAGCATCGATCAGCTCGGCGACCTGTCGCGCACGGCCTTTGCCACCATCCAGGCGCTGTTTCCCGGCAGTACGGTGGCGCTCTACGAACTGCACGAAGGTCTGTGGAAGGCCACTCACCACGCCGATGACATGCGGCCGGAACTGGCGAAGCTGATCGAGGCGGGCCTGCCGCCGACCACGCCGATCTTTGCTCAGCTGATGAAGGAGAAACGCCCGGTCTTTGTAGACCACTGGTCTGCCGACACCGAGGAGATCGCTCATTCGCAGACGATTCAGACCGCGTGCCTGTATCCGGTCTTTCAGGACGGCGAGGTATGCGCGGCGCTGGGCGTGGGCCTGGAACATCAGCCGAGTTGGAGTGACCGCGACCGCACGGTGGTGCTGGCGATGGGCCGCAGTTTTACGCTGCTGTACGACCGAATCTCGACGCTGGAGGCGCTGGCGGCCCGGCAGCGCGAGGCCGAAAGCCGCACGCAGTCGCTCGAAGCCTTTGCGCTGCTGACCCGCGATCTGGGCGTGCAGGGCGACCGGGCAGCGCTGGTACGGCGGGCGCAGGAAGTGGTGCTGTCGGTGCTGGGCGAGGGATTTGCCGGATATTTCGAGCCAGACGCTGCCCGCACGCACTGGCGACTGATCTCGGGCGCGGGTGCGCTGCCCTTTCCAGAACTTCAACCCATCGTCGAGACCGGACTGGACTGGGCGCACACCCAGACGCTGTGGCTGCCCTGGACAACCGGCCTGCCGCTGTATCAGGACATCTACGACCGCTCGACCGATGGCCTGGAAGACCTGTTCGGCCCCTTTCCGGTAGACGGAGCGACGGCTGCGGTGCCACTGCTTCAGGGGTCTAAACCAGTCGGGGTGTTTGCCGTGTGGATGTCGGCGGCCCGTCCGTGGCGCAAGGTTGACCGCGCCGTACTGGAGGGCGTTCTGCGGAGTCTGGAGGTGGCGCTTGAGCGTGCCGAGAGCGTGGCGCAACTGGCCGAGCGCTCACGCGATCTGGAACACAGCAACAGCGACCTGAGGAGTGCAAACGAGGAACTCGAAGCCTTCGCGTATTCGGTGTCGCACGACCTGCGAACTCCGGTGCGTCATATCCGGGGCTTCAACAATCTGCTGCGCGGCGCTCTGGGCGAACCGCTCGACGACAAGGCCCGGCGCTACCTGAGCGTCATCGACGACGCCGCCAAACGCATGGATACGCTGATCGAGGCGATGCTGGACCTGTCGCGCACCTCGCGTCTGCCGCTGCGCTCCGAGACGGTCGATCTGAATGCCCTGACCAGTGCGGTACTGTCGGAACTGGAACCCGAAACGGCGGGCCGACAGGTCGAATGGGTGATTTCCTCGCTGCCGCAGGTGCAGGGCGACGCGGCCACGCTGCGGCAGGTGCTGATGAATCTGCTGTCCAACGCCCTGAAATACACCCGGACGCGTCCGCTCGCCCGCATCGAGGTGAGGGCCGACGAGCAGCAGGAGATGTGGTTTATTCACGTGCAGGACAACGGTGTGGGCTTCGACGAGAAGTATGCGGGCAAGCTCTTCGGCGTGTTTCAGCGCCTGCACCGTCAGGACGACTTCGAGGGCGTCGGCGTGGGCCTTGCCAATGTGCGCCGCATCATTCTGCGTCACCGTGGAGAGGTCTTTGCGAGCAGCAGACCCGGTGAAGGGGCGACCTTCTCGTTTTCGCTCCCGAAAGACGAGCGGGACAGCGCAGGCAGAACCGCAAATGTAATCTAA